The Actinosynnema mirum DSM 43827 genomic interval CTTCCCCGAGGTGGCGCCGTTCCGCAGGGGCACGGTTCGCCTGCACCCGCGCGCGGGCGCCCCGACGGTCTGGGACAGCTCGGTCGGTGGGCCCCTGCTGTGGCCCGAGGGCGAACCCTGGCCGACGTGCGCGGAGCACGCGGACGTGCTGGTGCCCGTGCTCCAGGTCTTCCGCGCGGACACCTGGGGAGCGCTGGACTTCCCGCCCGGCGCCACCCTGCTGCAACTGCTGTGGTGCCAGTCCGACGACCACGCGGACGGCTGGGTGCTGCCACTGGTGGTCTGGCGTGACGCGAGCGCCGTCCGCGTACCGCTGACGGCTCCGCCGAAACCGGAGTCGTTGCAGCACAACCTGATCCCGCGCCCGTGCGTGGTGCACCCGGAGCTGGTGGTCGAGTACCCGAGCGCGGAGCTGCCCGTCGACGCGCGTGACGACGAGCGGATCGACCGGGTGGCCGCCGAGACCGGGTGGGACTACGACGCGGACCTGTCGGTGGCGCCGGGCACGAAGCTCCTCGGTTACCCGTTCTGGAGCCAGGAACCGGACTGGCCGACCTGCACGGGCTGCGCCACCCCGATGCGGATGCTGCTGACGGTGGCCTCCTACGAGGCCGACCCCGAATCCCGCTCGTGGACCCCGCTGGAGGACTTCGGCAGCCCCATCGCCGATCCCGGACTGGAGATCGGCGACCTGGGCGCGGTGCACGTGTTCGAGTGCCCGAGCTGCCCGGACCGGCCCAACGCGCACCGGCAGGACTGCGGGTGACCCCGAGAACCGGGCGGAGTTTCCCATCGGTACCCATAAGAATTTCCTTGCGGTGCCCGATGCCTTGGCGCGCTTAGCATCCGGGGCGTGACGGTCATCATCTCCGCAACCGAGCTGCACCGGCGGTTCCCCCGGTTCCGGGTGCTCGACGTCCGCTGGGCGCTCGGCGCCCCGGACGGGCGGCCCGCCTACCTCAGCGGTCATCTGCCGGGCGCCGTGCACGTCGACCTGGAGGCGCACCTCGCCGGTCCGCGTGGGCCCGGTGACGGGCGGCATCCGTTGCCCGGCCTGGACGCGGTGCAAAGCGCCTTGCGCGGGTGGGGCGTGAACGTCGGCGACCAGGTCGTCGTCTACGACGACTCGGGCAACCTCGCCGCCGCACGCGCCTGGTGGGTGCTCCGCGACGCGGGGATCGACGTGCGGTTGCTCGACGGTGGGCTCGCCGCCTGGGTCGCAGGCGGGTTCCCGGTGGAGCGCGGGGACGTCGTCCCCACGCCGGGGGACGTGGTGGTCTCCGAAAACCGGTTGGCGCGCATCACCACCGACGAGGCGGCCACCTGGCCCGCGCGCGGGGTGCTGCTGGACGCTCGGGCCGGTGAGCGGTACCGGGGCGAGGTCGAGCCGGTCGACCCCGGGGCCGGGCACGTTCCTGGCGCGGTCAGCGCGCCCACCGGGGAGAACCTGGCGCCGGACGGGACTTTCCTGGCCGCCCCGGAGCTGGCGCGACGGTTCGCCGTGCTCGGCGTGACGCCAGGGAAGCCGGTCGCGGTGTACTGCGGGTCCGGCGTCACCGCCGCGCACACCGTCGCCGCCCTGGCCATCGCCGGGATCGACGCCGCCCTGTACCCCGGCTCGTGGTCCCAGTGGTCCTCGGACCCCGACCGGCCGGTCGAGGTGGGGGCGTGAGCCTGGACGGGTTGACCGGTGGGCTGTCCTCCTGGTCGACCGACCCCGCCGAGCTGGCGCGCGCGTCCGCGGACCGCTCGGGCGGTGTGCCGGTCGGGACGCCCCGGCTGGTCGTGTTCGCCAAGTCCGTCGTGGAGGTCCAGCGGACCGTCGCGCACGCCGCCGCGCACGGCGTCCCGGTCGTGCCCAGGGGCGCGGGGTCCGGGGTCGCGGGTGGGGCGCTCGCCGGCGACGGGAGCATCGTGCTCGACCTGTCCGGCCTGGACCGGATCACCGAGCTGCGGCCCGACGAGGCGCTGGCGGTCGTGGAACCCGGTGTCGTCACCGCCGACCTGGACGCCGCCGCCTCCGCGCACGGGCTGCGGTACGCGCCCGACCCGGCGAGCGCCGCGTTCTCCACGATCGGCGGCAACATCGCCACCAACGCGGGCGGGCTGCGGTGCGTCAAGTACGGGGTGACCCGCGACGCGGTGCTCGGGCTCGACGTGGTGCTCGGCGACGGGTCGCTGGTCAGCACCGGGCGGCGCACGGTCAAGGGGGTCACCGGGTACGACCTGACCGGGCTGGTCGTCGGGTCCGAGGGCACGCTCGGGGTGGT includes:
- a CDS encoding sulfurtransferase; amino-acid sequence: MTVIISATELHRRFPRFRVLDVRWALGAPDGRPAYLSGHLPGAVHVDLEAHLAGPRGPGDGRHPLPGLDAVQSALRGWGVNVGDQVVVYDDSGNLAAARAWWVLRDAGIDVRLLDGGLAAWVAGGFPVERGDVVPTPGDVVVSENRLARITTDEAATWPARGVLLDARAGERYRGEVEPVDPGAGHVPGAVSAPTGENLAPDGTFLAAPELARRFAVLGVTPGKPVAVYCGSGVTAAHTVAALAIAGIDAALYPGSWSQWSSDPDRPVEVGA